GGCCGGCTTGTCCGGCACTGTTGTCGACCCAGGTCATGGCGACGGCGGTCCAGGTGTCGCAGCCGTCACCGCGCAGCACGCGCATCCGGGTGCTGTCCCCGGCGCGGGACTCGTCGAGTTTGCCGCGGCCGTAGGACAGGATGTTGCGCTGTGCGTCGCCGCGCGGCCGGCCGGTCACCCCGCCGTTCGAGGCGCCGTTGAACGGGGTGGTGTGCGGCATCATCAGGGCGATGTAGGCGTCCATCAGGGTGGATTTGCCGGAGCCGGAGCCGCCGCACAGCAGCGTGGCGGTCGGTGAGAACCGGACGCGGTGCGGGCCGCCGTCATAGCCGCCCCAGTTCACCAGCTGCAGTTCCCCGGCGAGCCACTGCTCACCGCGGGAGGCCTCCGGGACCAGGCCGAACAGTGTGTCGAGCATGGCGGTCACAGGTCGTTCTCCTCGATATCGGTGGCGTCGGTGGCATCGGTGGTCTCAGGGCTCCCGGCGCTCTCAGTGTTCTCAGTGCTCTCAGGGCTCTCAGTGCTCTCAGGTTCCGTGGCCGGGGTGTGCTCGCGCAGCCAGGCGGCGAGTTCGGCGAGCCGGTCGGCACTGAGCACGATCTCGATGATCGGGCTGACCAGGTAGCGTCCCTCGGACTCCTCCTCGATGACATGGTCGGTGGTCAACCGGTCGAGGGCACCGGCCACCGCCTTCTGTGCCCCGGCCCGGTTCGGACCGGCGGGCAGGAAGCTCAGCGCGGCGTCCTCCACCTCCTCCCGGTCGACCCGCACCTGCTGCTCGCCCGAGGTCGTCGCCCGCTGCCGGACCGACCGCAGATACACCAGGACGAGCGTCTCCACCCGGGAGTACGCCCGGTCCTTCAGCAGGACCGGCACCTCCACCTCACCGGAGCGGACCTGCTGTTTGTAGGCCACCCCGCGGTCGGTGTCCACCACCAGACGGATGAACAGGTCGTGCAGCCGGGACTCGATGACCTGCTGGTTGTCCAGCAGGATCTTCCAGTCCGCCCGGTGGTCGGCGAGCAGGAACCGGCCGCGCAGGAGCTTGACCAGCACCCGGCGCACCTCCGGTTCCAGGGTGCCGCGGTCACCGGCGAAGCACGCCGCCGGATCGTTCTCCATCGCGGTCGCGTCAATGAACGGGTCGGTCACTCGGTCTCCTCAGTCTGTCCCTGTGCTGTCGTCGCTGCGGTCTCCTGCCCGGTCTCCTGCCCGGTTCTCTCCTCAGTGGTCCGGGCGGTCACCGCGCCGAAGGCGAACCGGCGCCGCGTCCCGTCCGGACGCACCGCCTCCACCACCGACACCTCGTCCCGGTCGACTATCCCGTTGCGGTGCGCGATCTCCAGCAGACCCAGCAGGTCCACCGGACGCCGCAGCGGCCCCGGCACCTCGTCGAACAACCCGGCGAGGTCGAAGGTGCCGGTCGGGCCACCGCCGGCCCCGGCGACGGCGTCCGCCAGCTCGTCGTAGTGCGGACCACCCCAGTCGCGGGTGTCGTCGTCGACGGACGCCGGCGCGTGGCCGTGGTGCAGCGGCACCGGCACATCCGGCGGACGCAGATCCGCGAGCGTCTGCCGCAGATGCCCCACCCGCGCGGTCGGGAAACTGCGCAGCGGCTCCACCGGCTCCCCGGGCCGCGAGACCGCCATCCACTCCTGCAGGCCCGCCGTCACCGACCGAAGCAGCCCGTCGATCTCCCGGTCACGGGCCGGATCATGGGCCTGGACCTGCGCGGTGATGACATGCGAGGCGCGCCGCTGCGCGGTGAGCACCTCCTGCACACCCTGCTCCACCCGCGTCGCGATCGCCGCCAGTTCGGCCCGCTGCTGCGGGGTCATCACCGCCACGAACGGCTGGATGAGCAGCGTCGTCAACTGGTCGGTCAGCCGGTCGATCTGCTCCGGGTCACCGATGAGCTGCAACGCCCCGGCGAACGCGCGGCCCTCCGGGGTGGCCTCCATGACGTGCTGGCCGCGGTGCAGGTACTCGCGCAGCACCTCACCGACCGGACGCACGTCCCGGCGCAGTTCGGTGACGACGTCCCGCTGCATCGCGTCGATGGACTCCGCCACCCGCGCGAAATCCGCGGGCAGTTCCCGGGACTGGTGCAGGATGTTCTCCGCTTCCTCCCGCAGCTGGTCATCGTCGGTGACCGGCAGGTTTCCCGCCCGGATCGACGCCATCTCCGCGTCGATCCGGTCCCGGTCGGCCTGCAGTGCGGCCAGCCGGGACGCCGGGTCGGTGTCCGCGTCCTGCACCAGCTGGTCGACCGAGTCGAGCAGGGTACGGATGCGGGACCGGGAGACCCGGGCGCGGCCGCCGCCGGCGCGGCCCGCGGTCTCCAGCGCGGCGACGGCCTGGGCGGACAGCCGGTAGACCTCGGTGCCGTTGTCGATCTGGCGCACCAGCCAGCCGGACCGCACCCAGGACGAGCAGATCCGACGGCCGTTGCCGGTGGGCAGGGCGGTGTCGGTGGCGTCGGTGGTGTCGGGTTCATCCGCGGTTGCCTCGTCGGCCGCACCGGACGAGGTACCGGCCACTGCCCCGGTGTCGGCCCCTGCGTCGGCTCCGGCACGGAGTGCACCACGCAGCGCCGACACCATGTCATCGACCTCCACATGGGCGTCCGTCACCGCGACGCTGGGGCGGCCCGGGGTGAAGATCAGTGAGAGTGCTGCGACGACGAAGGGGGCGTGTCGACCGTGCAGCAGGGAGAGCGGCGGGTCCCTGAAGTCCCGGAAGGCGCGCTGGTAGGCGGCTTCAATGCGGAGATTGGTCATCGGCCCGGAGTTTACCGCGCCCGCCTCCCGCCACCGTGGCCGCCATGGTGCACCCCGGTCGATGACAGAGTCGCCAGCCTGGCTCACCGCTGTCCGCCGACAGAACCGAGGGGCGCACGGTCGGCGGAACGAACCCAGGTGCTGTTTTTTCCGACCGGGGACGCCCTCCGGGTTCGTTCCACCAACATCGGTGACCCAGCTCCGCCCCGGGGGCACCACCTGCCGCACTACCGTGGAGCATGAACGGGACCACCAGCCCTCCCCGTCCACGGACCCCCAGGAGGAGGACCACCATGCGACTGCCCCGTCTCCACCGGCTCGCCGGACGCCGCGTCACCGCCTACGGTCTCGACTGCGCCGGCTACCTGGCCCTCGCCGTCGCCACTGTGCCCGCGGGACTGCTGCTGCGACGACAGCGCACCTTCATCGAACGGGACCTGCTGGTCGTCAGTGCCGTTCTCCCGCTGGCCGCCACCGGATGGGCGACACGGGCCGAATCGGGGCCGGCGTCCGCCACCGGAGGAAAACGCCGACAGCAGCTGGTCGTCCGGGATCACCGGACCGGGTGTCCGCCGTCGACGGGTGCGACGCTGCTGCGCAACACCGTGAAGATCCTCGTGCCGTGGCAGCTCGGACACATCGCCACGATCACCGGGATCACCGGTGGCTTCGACCGCAACCGACCACTGACCCTGGTGACAACCGTCGCATCCTACGGTCTCATCGCTGCCGCGCTGGCCACGGTCGCACTGGGTGACGGGCGGGCGCTGCATGACCGGGTCGCCGGCACGGTCGTGGTGGAGGCAGCGTCGTCCTAGGACGGCCGCTCAACCGCGGACGGAGAATGCAGCCACTCCAGGTCCCCGTCAGGTACGGCCCCGCCGGCGATCGCCGCCGCGGTGGCTTCCCACCCGTCGACAGCCTCCTGGAAAATCCCGTAACTGGACATGGATGCCGCCGCCAGGAGTTTTCTCTCCAGTTCGGCGACACACTGTCCACGGTCTGTGTCACTCAGGAACTCCAGCCAGGGAAAGACCCGCTGAACCGCCGCTGCCACATCTTTCAGCTCAGCGATCGCCGCGACCAGCTGCGCCGCTGCAGACATCCCGAGATCCGGGACGCCGTACTTCTGCGCCGAGACCAGAACCAGGTCCTTGTTGCTGCGTCTGGTGACGGTCACCGGCCCGTCCTCGGCCAGCCGGGCAGCGTGGTTCGGATCCCGCTGGAGGCTCGTGAAAGTGATGGTCCGGGAGCTCAGGTGACGGGCGTCCGCATAGTCGACGGAGTTGTGTGATGCGGTCATGCCGCCCCCCTACCGGAAATCAGATGTCAGGTCAGATATCAGATGATGGCGTGTGGCCCGGCGAATGGCTCACGAGGACCACCGACCCACCTCCCCGGTAGATTCGTCGGCATGGCCACGATCAGCAGCGTCACCCTGTCCACCGGCACCTGCCCCGACCCGCTCCGCGCATTCACCGCCCCGGTGTCCTGGTCGCAGCGGAACAGGAAGACCGGGGTCGGGACCCTGACCGGCTGGACTGCACTGCGCACCGCCGACTACGACGTGCGCCCGGCGACCGCGGACGAGGAGACGACCGCCGGATTCCTCGCCGCGGTGGCCGCCGAGGTCCTGCTGGCCGTCGACGGCGATCTCGGCGACATCGAGGACGCCCTGCTCCTCGACCCGGTGAGCCTCGCCGCCCTGCAGGAGGGAGATCCCGGACATGACCTGCGTGACCTGCTCGACCAGCTGGTCGCCCTGCTGCAGTTGGACGCCTACGGCTGCCTCATCGTCACCGACCTCGACCCGCTGCGTGACGGGGACGGGGACGGAGACACCTCCGCCCTCGAAGCCGCCCTCGAGGACGCCGGCTTCACCACCGAGAGTGAGGACCGCGACGTGTGGTGGCTCATCACCACCGCCGCGCGGCCGGAGTAGTACCTCACGCCGTGTCGCGGGGCTCCCGGTTATCCCGGGTATCACCGGCCGTGGCCCGGCGCACGGCGTCCGCAAGCCCGGAGAAGGTCGTCCGTTCCGGACCGACCCGCTGCAGCAGTGATCCGAGCGTGACCGTCTTCTGCGTCCCGAGAACCCGGTCGATCACGGCCGTCGGGGCGACGTAGAAGTCCCACTGCCGGGTGTCCAACGGATCTGCCGTCTCCGGATCAGTGGCGGTGAACACACAGAACACGTACACCTGCGCCTGGCGTCGGACCGCCGGCGCCCAGCCACCGGTGGCCGGGTCCCAGCCCGAAGTCTCCGGAATGTTGAAGGTGAGGACACTCGGTGACTTCTGCGCCCAGGACTGCAGATATGCGGTGGACTTCACCTCCACCGTGTGTCCGTCGGGAGTATCCAGATCGTAGGCGTCCCATTCCACCCGCGCGCTGCGGGTCAGACCGTCGACCGCAAGGCCGACAAGATATTCGGCGAGCACACCGCGCAACGCATTGTCGAGGGTCTGTGCGTAGGCCCACCGCCAGAATCCGAGCAGGTTGCCGCACGGCCGGCCGTCGTCGTCGAGTACCGGCTCCGCCCCCGTCTTCGGATCCGGGACGAGCGCGCCGTGGTAGCCGGCACCGGGTCGCGGATCACTCATCGGAGTCCCGGAGCCCCCACCCCAGCCGGAACCGCAGCGACGCCCGCACCTGCGGCCATTCCGCGGCGACCACCGAGTACACGCAGGTGTCCCGCAGTGACCCGTCGGCGGTACGGCTGTGCTGGCGCAGCACCCCGTCGAGTTTCGCCCCCAGCCGTTCGATCGCCGCCCGGGACTGCCGGTTGTGCCAGGAGGTCCGGAACTCCACCGCCGGGCAGCCCCACCGGTCGAAGGCGTGACTGAGCAGCAGCAGTTTGGATTCGGCGTTGGTCCCCGAACCCTGGGCGCTCTTCGCGTTCCAGGTGGAGCCGATCTCCACCCGGGGGATGTCCGCGTCGATGTTCATGTAGGTGGTCATCCCGATGATCCGGCCGGTACGCAGGTCGCGGGTGGCGAAGGGGATCATCGACCCAGCGTCCTGCAGGGCGAGGCGGCGGTCGATCTCCGCCGCCATCCCGTCCGGGGTGGGGACGGGGGTGTACCAGAGTGTCCAGAGCTCACCGTCGCGCACCGCCGCCACGAGTCCGGCCTCGTGGTCGTGGGACAACGGTTCCAGGCGGACGATCTCACCGGACAGTTCGACGGGTTCCAGGGTGGTCATGGCCGGATAGTCTGCCACGGCCGGCCCTGTTCCAGGGCGAAGCCGGCGCGGAAGACCGCCTGCTGGTCATAGGCGTTGCCGACGATCTGCAGCCCGGTGGGCACACCCGTGGGCCCGAAGCCGGTGGGCACCGCCAGTGACGGGTGCCGGTTGCAGATGTTGAAGGGGACGGCCAGGTAGTCGGCCCAGTAGTGCATGCCGTGACTGTCGACGGAGACCGCCGGCGCTTCGGCGGCGACGGCGGCCTTCGTGGTCACCGGGGTGAGCAGTGCGGTGGCACCGTCGAGCAGTCGGCCGAGCTCCGCACGGATCCGCGCCTCGCGTTCGAAGGTGCGGTGCAGGGGCATGCGTGCGGCGGCGGCGATGGTGTGGTCGATGAACTGGGTGATGTACGGCGAGACCTCGGCGCCGGTGCGTTCGATGACGTCCGCCATCGTCGGTGCGAGGGTGTGCCCGTAGTGCGCCGTCGCCACCGCCATGAGTTCCTCGACGGTCCATGCCGGGTTCACCTCCTCGATCTCGGCGCCCTGTGCGGCGAGGGCGTCGGACGCCGCCGCGAGGTTGTCGAGGATCGCGGTATCGGCGCGGTAGTCGCCGAGGGACGGGGAGACGAGGATGCGCCGACCCGCCACGCTCCACCCGTCGTCGGGTTCGGTGACCGGGCCGAACGGCAGGCTGTGCGGGTCGGCGGGGTGCTGGCCGGCGATGACGTTGTGCATGAGGAGGGTGTCCCCCACGGTCCGTGCCATCGCCGAATCGCTGCGGTACCAGTCCATCGTCGACGGGTGCAGGCCGGGGACCACCCCGTAGGGCGCCTTGTAGCCGACGACGCCGCAGAAGGTCGCGGGGATGCGGGTCGATCCGCCGATGTCCGAGCCGGTGGCCAGCGGGGCGTAGCCGGCGGCGAGGGCCGCCCCGGATCCGCCGGAGGATCCGCCGGGGGTGAACTCCGGGTTCCACGGGTTGCGGGTCACCCCGTGCGCCAGGGAGTCGGTGGTGGTGGCGGCGCAGAACTCGGGGCTCGTCGTCCGGGCGACGGGGACCGCCCCGGCGGCCCGGAGCCGGGCGACAATCGGGTGGTCGGCGGTGGCAACCTCGGCGGTGGCGGGGACCGCCTGGTCGACGGGGCGTCCGGCGATCCCGTGCTTCTCCTTGACGACGACCGGCACACCGGTCAGCGGGCGGGACGCCGGGACGGTTCCGGACGCCCACAGGTCGTCGGCTTCGCGGGCTGCGGCCAGGGCGTCATCGAGGACCTCGGTCACGGCGTTGACCGTCGGTTCGGTCTCGGCGATCCGGGCGACCGACTCGGTGATGACGTCACTGGGACGGCGGCGTCCGGCGGCGTAGTCGGCGAGCAGTTCGGCCGCGGAGAGTTGTGTGGATGGTGCTGTGGTCATGGGGTGATGTCCCTCCTTGCAGGTGGTGGGGTCTAGTGCGGCAGGCGGCCGGCGGTCCCGGGCGAGACGGGGGCGACGGTGCGGACCGGCGTGCGCTGGGTCGGCATGGTCGGGAACTCGGGGCGGTCGGCGCGGCCGGTCACCGCGGAGACGATGACCATCACGACGATATTCGCGACGAGGCCGGGGACGCCGTTGTTCAGGCCCCACAGGGTGGTGCCCGCGGCGGTGTAGGCGATGACGACGATCTCGCCGACCACGAGCCCGGCGATGATGCCCTTCCCGTTGATGAAGGTGGACTTCGTGCAGGCCAGGATGTTCGCCGGGGCCAGCTGTGCCAGGCCGGAGTAGGTCAGCAGGTAGAGGTTCGCCATGAGGTCGGGGCGGGCCAGCGACAGGCCCAGGGTGAGCAGCAGGATGACGCCCGCGGCGATCTTGCCGGTGAGCAGCCGCCGGTCGCCGGTGGTGCCGGCGGGCACGAGGTTCGTGGAGACCAGGGTGGCGATGGACAGGACGCAGTGGGCGGCGGGCACGATCGCGCACGAGATGCCGGCGATGAGGACGAGTCCCATGAGCCAGCCGGGCAGGGAGTTCTGTGCGAGGTTGAGGATCGCCGAGTTCTCCTCGCCTTTGCCGATGTCCAGGTGGGTGGCGGCGTAGAAGCCGATGATGATCGGGACGAAGGTGACCAGGGTGTACAGCGGGAGCATGACGTGGTTCTTCGAGACGGCCCGGGAGTTCTTCGCCGACAGCACCGCCGGCCAGCTCTCCGGCAGCGTCATGGCGCCGAGGCTGACACCGCTGACGATGACGCTGGTGATGAACCAGATGATCCCGTAGGTCTGCGATCCGCCCTGCACGGTGAGCAGGTCGTGGGCGGCGGTCATCACACCGCCGAGTCCCCAGTCCCCGGAGAACTTGTACAGGACGCCGAACAGGATGATGAGCAGGGCGACGACCATGGCGACGTCCTTGAAGTAGGCGGCGGTGGCCACGCCCCGCAGGCCGGCGTAGCCGACGAACAGCAGGATGAGGATGGTGGCGATGACCATGCTGGCGTTGCCGGCCGACTTCTCGCCGGTGGCGAAGGAGACCATGGTGCCCAGGCCGATGATCTGCACCTGGACGATCGGCATGAAGAAGACGACGGAGACCACGGCGACGAGTTTGCCGAGCAGCGGGCTGCGGTACTGGTGGCCGATCATGTCGGCGTTGGTGTGGTAGTTGAAGACCTTGCCGAGTTTCCAGACGACCGGTCCGATGAGGAACATGCCGATGTACCCGAGGATCAGGTAGGCGGGCAGGTAGGTCGCCGCGACCCCGCCGAGGACGGTGAGGCCGGACATGCCGAGGAAGGTGAAGCTGGTGAAGATCGCCCCGGCCTGGAGGAAGAAGGTGGTCAGGCTGCTCATGCCGCGGTTGCCGATGGACCAGCCGGTGTGGGTGTCCATCGAGCGGCGGCGTCCGAGTGTGGCGAGGACGGTGACGAGGAGGATTCCGAGGACGGCTGCGACGATCATGCGGACGCCTCCCCGAGGTCGGTGACACCGGAGGGACCGGTCGCGTCGGACGCGTCGGACGGGTCAGAGGGATCAGAGAGTTCCGGCTCGGTGCGGTAGAGCATGCCGAGGATCCCGGTGGTGATCACGCCCCAGGCGGCGATCCACACCGCCATGACGGGGAAGCCGAGGATGACCGTGTGGTTGTTCACGAAAGGGAACAGCGGGGTGCCGATCAGGGCGATGACCGGCAGCAGCACGAGTGCGTGCGCGGGTGTGAGGTGCATGGGATATCAGATCCTCTCGGTGGTGGACGGGCCGGTGGTGGATGACCCGGTGGTGAGTGGTTCGCCGGGGGCGGTGGTGTCGAGGGCGCCGGTGACGAGTCGGCCGGCGATCTGCGTGAACGCGGCGACGCCGGCGACCATGTCCCCGTCGGTGGAGAATTCGCGTTCGCAGTGCGAGACGCCGTCGACGGACGGGATGAACACCATGACCGAGGGGGCGATGCGGTTGACGGCGACCGAGTCATGCCCGGCCATCGTCTCGAGCCGCATGCAGCTCACCCCGGCGTCGGCGGCGGCCTTCTCGGTGAGCTCCACCCCGTCGAGCGGGTAGTGCTGGATGTCGCGGATGTCGAAGTCCTCGATGTCGATACGGATGTCCCGCTCGGCGGCGAGGTCGGCGATCTGCCGCGTCAGGGTGTCCCGGGCGGACAGGACGTCCGCAGCCGCCGAGGCCCGCAGGTCGATGACGAGGTCGACCTCGCGGGGCACGACGATCGGCGAATTCGGGTGGACGGTGAACTGGCCGACGGAGGTGACGATCTTCTCCGGTTCGTAGTCGGCGACGACATCCTCGGTGAACACGACGATCTTCGCGGCGGCGACGAGGGCGTCATGCCGGTCTGCCATGACCGTCGCACCGGTGTGGGACTGCTCCCCTTTCACCGTGACGACGAGTTTCTGGGTGTACCAGCTCTGGGTGACCGCACCGATGGTGGTGTGGTTGCGTTCCAGCAGTCGACCCTGCTCGATGTGGATCTCGGCGTAGGCCGCGACGTCGGGGGCGGCGTCCGTCCCGAGGCAGCCGATGGATTCCAGTGCCTGCCGGACGGTCACCCCGTCGACGTCGGTGACGGCGAGCATCTCGTCACGGTCCTTGATCCCCACCATCGCGGAGCTGCCCATGATCGAGGGGGCGAACCGGGCGCCCTCCTCGTTGAACCAGTCGACGACGGTGAGGTTGTGGACCGGGTCGAGGCGTCCGGCGCGGACCTCGTCGTTGAGGCGGGCGGCGGCGTGCAGTGCGGTGATTACGCCGTAGGTGCCGTCGAACCGGCCGCCCAGCGGCTGACTGTCGAGGTGGGATCCGGTGAGGACCGTGGGCCCGTCCGGCAGCCACCGGTAGGTCGCGTACTGGTTGCCGATGCCGTCGACGGTGACGGTCATGCCGAGGGCTTCGGCGCGGGCGCGGAACCAGGCGCGGACCGCACCGTGTTCGGCGGTGCCGGCCTGGCGGTCGATACCGCCGGCGGCGGTGGCGCCGTAGACGGTGGTGTGGTGGAAGTCGGCGAGGAAGTCCTCGTCCGTGAGACCGGTGACGGCGGTGGCCGCCGGGAGATCCGGTTCCGTGGTCATATCGGTGTCCTCTCCTCGGTGCGGTGTGTCCTGTGCCTCAACATTCGCCGCCGGGGTGGGCCGTGTCAGGGACGGAATGCCCCGGAGGATCCCGAATGGTGGACAGAGTGTTTATTTGTGAAAACAGTGTTTCACGGGTGTACCGCGGGGGCACCCGCACCTGAAAACCATTCAGGGGTAATTACGGAGATATTTCAGATTTTCCGAGCCGCCGGCCCCACCGCCAGGTACCCTCCGCAGAGGTCACGGGCACCGCGTACGATCCCCTGTCCCCGCCCCGTGCCGCCAACCTGAAACGGAGCCCCCTGTGAGCACATCCACGGAGCCTGCCAGAGAACCCGCCGAGCCTCCCCATTCGGCGACCCACCCGCCGACCGAAGGGCTCCCCGGCCGGGGACTCGACCCGGTCACCACCTCCTCCCCCGCCCTCGAGGCCGCCTACGCCCTGCGCCACCGACCCGGCGCGGTGTTCTGGGTCTCCATCGCCCTCGTCATCGCCCTCGTCGCCTGGGCGGCGATCACCCCGGACGGCCTCAACAACGCCCTGACCAGTTCCATGAACTGGTTGGCGGAGGACTTCGGGTGGGTCTACCTCACCGTCGCCCTCGGCTGCATCGTCCTGCTGGTGTGGCTCGCCTTCAGCCGCTTCGGCACCGTCGTCCTCGGCGGCCCCGACGACAGACCCGAATTCAGCACCCTGTCCTGGCTGGCGATGATCATCTCCGCCGTCATGGGCATCGGCCTGATCAGCTACGGTGTCGCCGAGCCGATCAGCCACTTCGCGTCCCCACCGCACGGCCTCGCCGAGGCCGGCACGGAGGACGCCGCGGTCCGTGCCCTCCAGTACTCGTTCCTCGACTGGGGGCCGCACGCCTGGGCCATCTTCGGTGTCTTCGGGCTCGCCGTCGCCTACTCCACCCACGTCCGCGGTAACACCGGGCTGGTCTCCCCCATCCTCCGGCCGCTGTTCGGCAAGGCCATGGACGGGTGGGCCGGCAAAATCGTCGACATCCTCGCCGTCATCGCCACCCTGTTCGGGACGTGTACCTCGCTCGGCCTCGGGGCGTCCCAGATCGCCGAAGGCGCCGGCCGGGTCTTCGGCATCGACGACTCGACCTTCGTGGAGATCGTCATCATCGCCGGGGTGACCGTGA
This is a stretch of genomic DNA from Corynebacterium nuruki S6-4. It encodes these proteins:
- a CDS encoding DUF4194 domain-containing protein, coding for MTDPFIDATAMENDPAACFAGDRGTLEPEVRRVLVKLLRGRFLLADHRADWKILLDNQQVIESRLHDLFIRLVVDTDRGVAYKQQVRSGEVEVPVLLKDRAYSRVETLVLVYLRSVRQRATTSGEQQVRVDREEVEDAALSFLPAGPNRAGAQKAVAGALDRLTTDHVIEEESEGRYLVSPIIEIVLSADRLAELAAWLREHTPATEPESTESPESTENTESAGSPETTDATDATDIEENDL
- a CDS encoding DUF3375 domain-containing protein, giving the protein MTNLRIEAAYQRAFRDFRDPPLSLLHGRHAPFVVAALSLIFTPGRPSVAVTDAHVEVDDMVSALRGALRAGADAGADTGAVAGTSSGAADEATADEPDTTDATDTALPTGNGRRICSSWVRSGWLVRQIDNGTEVYRLSAQAVAALETAGRAGGGRARVSRSRIRTLLDSVDQLVQDADTDPASRLAALQADRDRIDAEMASIRAGNLPVTDDDQLREEAENILHQSRELPADFARVAESIDAMQRDVVTELRRDVRPVGEVLREYLHRGQHVMEATPEGRAFAGALQLIGDPEQIDRLTDQLTTLLIQPFVAVMTPQQRAELAAIATRVEQGVQEVLTAQRRASHVITAQVQAHDPARDREIDGLLRSVTAGLQEWMAVSRPGEPVEPLRSFPTARVGHLRQTLADLRPPDVPVPLHHGHAPASVDDDTRDWGGPHYDELADAVAGAGGGPTGTFDLAGLFDEVPGPLRRPVDLLGLLEIAHRNGIVDRDEVSVVEAVRPDGTRRRFAFGAVTARTTEERTGQETGQETAATTAQGQTEETE
- a CDS encoding RDD family protein yields the protein MRLPRLHRLAGRRVTAYGLDCAGYLALAVATVPAGLLLRRQRTFIERDLLVVSAVLPLAATGWATRAESGPASATGGKRRQQLVVRDHRTGCPPSTGATLLRNTVKILVPWQLGHIATITGITGGFDRNRPLTLVTTVASYGLIAAALATVALGDGRALHDRVAGTVVVEAASS
- a CDS encoding type II toxin-antitoxin system Phd/YefM family antitoxin — translated: MTASHNSVDYADARHLSSRTITFTSLQRDPNHAARLAEDGPVTVTRRSNKDLVLVSAQKYGVPDLGMSAAAQLVAAIAELKDVAAAVQRVFPWLEFLSDTDRGQCVAELERKLLAAASMSSYGIFQEAVDGWEATAAAIAGGAVPDGDLEWLHSPSAVERPS
- a CDS encoding GNAT family N-acetyltransferase; protein product: MTTLEPVELSGEIVRLEPLSHDHEAGLVAAVRDGELWTLWYTPVPTPDGMAAEIDRRLALQDAGSMIPFATRDLRTGRIIGMTTYMNIDADIPRVEIGSTWNAKSAQGSGTNAESKLLLLSHAFDRWGCPAVEFRTSWHNRQSRAAIERLGAKLDGVLRQHSRTADGSLRDTCVYSVVAAEWPQVRASLRFRLGWGLRDSDE
- a CDS encoding amidase — protein: MTTAPSTQLSAAELLADYAAGRRRPSDVITESVARIAETEPTVNAVTEVLDDALAAAREADDLWASGTVPASRPLTGVPVVVKEKHGIAGRPVDQAVPATAEVATADHPIVARLRAAGAVPVARTTSPEFCAATTTDSLAHGVTRNPWNPEFTPGGSSGGSGAALAAGYAPLATGSDIGGSTRIPATFCGVVGYKAPYGVVPGLHPSTMDWYRSDSAMARTVGDTLLMHNVIAGQHPADPHSLPFGPVTEPDDGWSVAGRRILVSPSLGDYRADTAILDNLAAASDALAAQGAEIEEVNPAWTVEELMAVATAHYGHTLAPTMADVIERTGAEVSPYITQFIDHTIAAAARMPLHRTFEREARIRAELGRLLDGATALLTPVTTKAAVAAEAPAVSVDSHGMHYWADYLAVPFNICNRHPSLAVPTGFGPTGVPTGLQIVGNAYDQQAVFRAGFALEQGRPWQTIRP
- a CDS encoding sodium:solute symporter family protein, with protein sequence MIVAAVLGILLVTVLATLGRRRSMDTHTGWSIGNRGMSSLTTFFLQAGAIFTSFTFLGMSGLTVLGGVAATYLPAYLILGYIGMFLIGPVVWKLGKVFNYHTNADMIGHQYRSPLLGKLVAVVSVVFFMPIVQVQIIGLGTMVSFATGEKSAGNASMVIATILILLFVGYAGLRGVATAAYFKDVAMVVALLIILFGVLYKFSGDWGLGGVMTAAHDLLTVQGGSQTYGIIWFITSVIVSGVSLGAMTLPESWPAVLSAKNSRAVSKNHVMLPLYTLVTFVPIIIGFYAATHLDIGKGEENSAILNLAQNSLPGWLMGLVLIAGISCAIVPAAHCVLSIATLVSTNLVPAGTTGDRRLLTGKIAAGVILLLTLGLSLARPDLMANLYLLTYSGLAQLAPANILACTKSTFINGKGIIAGLVVGEIVVIAYTAAGTTLWGLNNGVPGLVANIVVMVIVSAVTGRADRPEFPTMPTQRTPVRTVAPVSPGTAGRLPH
- a CDS encoding M20 family metallo-hydrolase, with translation MTTEPDLPAATAVTGLTDEDFLADFHHTTVYGATAAGGIDRQAGTAEHGAVRAWFRARAEALGMTVTVDGIGNQYATYRWLPDGPTVLTGSHLDSQPLGGRFDGTYGVITALHAAARLNDEVRAGRLDPVHNLTVVDWFNEEGARFAPSIMGSSAMVGIKDRDEMLAVTDVDGVTVRQALESIGCLGTDAAPDVAAYAEIHIEQGRLLERNHTTIGAVTQSWYTQKLVVTVKGEQSHTGATVMADRHDALVAAAKIVVFTEDVVADYEPEKIVTSVGQFTVHPNSPIVVPREVDLVIDLRASAAADVLSARDTLTRQIADLAAERDIRIDIEDFDIRDIQHYPLDGVELTEKAAADAGVSCMRLETMAGHDSVAVNRIAPSVMVFIPSVDGVSHCEREFSTDGDMVAGVAAFTQIAGRLVTGALDTTAPGEPLTTGSSTTGPSTTERI